The following are encoded together in the Zingiber officinale cultivar Zhangliang chromosome 8A, Zo_v1.1, whole genome shotgun sequence genome:
- the LOC122009564 gene encoding thylakoidal processing peptidase 1, chloroplastic-like isoform X1, with protein sequence MAIRVTILFSVFLAQILATAAAGVRCGGTAWLFHDSGRPIALFARPLSGPAPPPRILERRCVARQDSPRDFLSEATQAKDWGTSFAAGLFSVIMPGSWSASGSAMSISSMSARGFKPSSLIPLFQTSRWFPCNEFLAGSRRVDPVDERGTDSSDPPWKEKKITSSGKPPGDSKHCCGSGPRVTLMKELEETYEMSSSEKRSWISRFLSSCSDDAKTLFAAVSVPLLYGSFLAETKFIPSKSMLPTFEIGDRILAEKVSYLFSEPEVTDIVVFRAPAILKEYGFASNDAFIKRVVAVAEDVVEVHGGKLLVNGVIQDEEFILEPLDYEMKPVFVPKGCVFVLGDNRNHSFDSHNWGPLPVKNILGRSVLRYWPPSRISDTIYEPSVMTNTMGVS encoded by the exons ATGGCGATTCGTGTCACCATCTTGTTCTCCGTCTTCCTCGCCCAAATCCTTGCCACCGCCGCGGCGGGGGTCCGCTGCGGTGGAACTGCTTGGCTTTTCCACGACAGCGGGCGCCCCATCGCTCTCTTCGCACGGCCTCTTTCTGGGCCTGCCCCCCCTCCGCGGATTCTCGAACGCCGATGCGTCGCTCGTCAGGATTCGCCTCGGGATTTCTTATCCGAAGCAACTCAGGCTAAGGACTGGGGAACTTCTTTCGCTGCTGGCCTGTTCTCTGTGATCATGCCCGGATCCTGGTCAGCGAGTGGTAGTGCGATGAGCATCTCTTCGATGTCGGCGAGGGGATTCAAGCCGTCGTCTTTGATCCCTCTTTTCCAGACGTCCAGGTGGTTCCCGTGCAATGAGTTCCTTGCCGGATCGAGACGAGTCGACCCAGTGGATGAGCGAGGGACTGATTCTTCAGATCCTCcttggaaagaaaagaaaataacttcTTCTGGCAAACCGCCGGGAGACTCCAAGCACTGTTGTGGCTCCGGTCCCAGGGTGACTTTGATGAAAGAGTTGGAAGAAACATATGAAATGAGCTCCAGCGAGAAAAGGAGCTGGATCTCGCGATTCCTGAGTTCTTGTTCAGATGATGCCAAGACATTGTTTGCGGCAGTGTCTGTTCCGCTGTTATATGGATCATTCTTGGCAGAGACAAAATTTATCCCTTCCAAGTCGATGCTTCCAACATTTGAAATTGGAGATCGAATTTTGGCTGAGAAG GTCTCGTATCTGTTTAGTGAACCTGAAGTCACAGATATCGTCGTCTTCAGAGCTCCTGCTATCCTTAAG GAATATGGGTTTGCATCAAATGATGCCTTTATTAAAAGAGTTGTGGCCGTAGCTGAGGATGTTGTTGAA gttCACGGTGGCAAATTGTTGGTGAATGGGGTGATCCAGGATGAGGAATTTATTCTTGAGCCACTTGACTATGAAATGAAGCCAGTG TTTGTGCCTAAAGGTTGCGTCTTTGTGCTAGGGGATAATCGTAACCACAGCTTTGACTCTCATAACTG GGGGCCTCTTCCTGTAAAGAACATTCTTGGAAGGTCAGTGCTCCGCTACTGGCCTCCATCAAGAATTTCCGACACTATCTATGAACCGAGTGTGATGACAAATACGATGGGGGTTTCTTGA
- the LOC122009564 gene encoding thylakoidal processing peptidase 1, chloroplastic-like isoform X2 — MAIRVTILFSVFLAQILATAAAGVRCGGTAWLFHDSGRPIALFARPLSGPAPPPRILERRCVARQDSPRDFLSEATQAKDWGTSFAAGLFSVIMPGSWSASGSAMSISSMSARGFKPSSLIPLFQTSRWFPCNEFLAGSRRVDPVDERGTDSSDPPWKEKKITSSGKPPGDSKHCCGSGPRVTLMKELEETYEMSSSEKRSWISRFLSSCSDDAKTLFAAVSVPLLYGSFLAETKFIPSKSMLPTFEIGDRILAEKVSYLFSEPEVTDIVVFRAPAILKEYGFASNDAFIKRVVAVAEDVVEVHGGKLLVNGVIQDEEFILEPLDYEMKPVFVPKGCVFVLGDNRNHSFDSHNW; from the exons ATGGCGATTCGTGTCACCATCTTGTTCTCCGTCTTCCTCGCCCAAATCCTTGCCACCGCCGCGGCGGGGGTCCGCTGCGGTGGAACTGCTTGGCTTTTCCACGACAGCGGGCGCCCCATCGCTCTCTTCGCACGGCCTCTTTCTGGGCCTGCCCCCCCTCCGCGGATTCTCGAACGCCGATGCGTCGCTCGTCAGGATTCGCCTCGGGATTTCTTATCCGAAGCAACTCAGGCTAAGGACTGGGGAACTTCTTTCGCTGCTGGCCTGTTCTCTGTGATCATGCCCGGATCCTGGTCAGCGAGTGGTAGTGCGATGAGCATCTCTTCGATGTCGGCGAGGGGATTCAAGCCGTCGTCTTTGATCCCTCTTTTCCAGACGTCCAGGTGGTTCCCGTGCAATGAGTTCCTTGCCGGATCGAGACGAGTCGACCCAGTGGATGAGCGAGGGACTGATTCTTCAGATCCTCcttggaaagaaaagaaaataacttcTTCTGGCAAACCGCCGGGAGACTCCAAGCACTGTTGTGGCTCCGGTCCCAGGGTGACTTTGATGAAAGAGTTGGAAGAAACATATGAAATGAGCTCCAGCGAGAAAAGGAGCTGGATCTCGCGATTCCTGAGTTCTTGTTCAGATGATGCCAAGACATTGTTTGCGGCAGTGTCTGTTCCGCTGTTATATGGATCATTCTTGGCAGAGACAAAATTTATCCCTTCCAAGTCGATGCTTCCAACATTTGAAATTGGAGATCGAATTTTGGCTGAGAAG GTCTCGTATCTGTTTAGTGAACCTGAAGTCACAGATATCGTCGTCTTCAGAGCTCCTGCTATCCTTAAG GAATATGGGTTTGCATCAAATGATGCCTTTATTAAAAGAGTTGTGGCCGTAGCTGAGGATGTTGTTGAA gttCACGGTGGCAAATTGTTGGTGAATGGGGTGATCCAGGATGAGGAATTTATTCTTGAGCCACTTGACTATGAAATGAAGCCAGTG TTTGTGCCTAAAGGTTGCGTCTTTGTGCTAGGGGATAATCGTAACCACAGCTTTGACTCTCATAACTGGTGA